The nucleotide window CCTCGGTAGAATAATGGGAAAACATGTCTGAATGTTGAGAGATTTCCTTGCAATGGACTATTCTTACATATTCCAAGTTTTATTACTTAATCACATCCAAATGTTCACCATTATCTTTCAAGGGTTGCTGGAGATAAATGGGtaaataatgcaatacattCTTAAAATTAACTATTTCACaattatagataaaaaaaaaaaaaaaaaaaaaaagacatggagAGTGATTCAATCAACGCCACAGAAATAGAGCTATTGAGTCGGATGTTTTTTAGAATGAATGTTATCTTTATTGgaagatttctttctttaacaATGCTCTAAACAGCTCTATCAGTGTTGACTAATTTTTGTTCGTTTTCCTTTAGAATCCAATACTGGAGCGCTGGCCTTGAATGTGGGGTCGGAGGTCATCCTGGGCTGCAGGGGAGATGTAACTGTGGATAGCATGTCATTAATAATGAGAAGAAAGCACAACAAGAGACTTGAGAGAAGAGGAGATGCAACTAGTCATTGGAAAGCACAAAAAGGAAGTCCTGTTATTATGGGAATACACAATGCAGAAACTCCAAACTCTGCCTCCACTGGAAAGTACAAACTGAATACTGTAACTGGAATATATGCTAAAGGCAGTGAATCTGTGAGCACTGCTAACCCGGCTAAAAACTCAAAGGCACAAATGGGAAGTGGGCAAATTTTGCAGGCTGTCAATCAAACCATAAAACTTAACAGGGCTTTTAGTGTAATCGTGGAAATGGGGTTGAGCATTAAGAAGAATACCGGCACAGAATATGTGGAGGAGGATAAGGATTATGACGAGAGCATGAAGAAATCGAAAGTGACCAGGTCTATTAAGAGGCGAGCACAATGGACTTTGAATGGAAAACTCATGCAAGATGGTGTAGAACATGGTGGGGCTTTGAGACTCCCTGCTCTTCAGCTGACAGACTCAGGGAACTACAGCTGCTACAGGAAAAGCAAACTAGTTTCATCGATTAGAATCGAAGTTGGAAGTAAGGAGAAATACACATActctacacccacacacatctaaaacaaatacaaacatgcATCGACCCTTTGGTGTCACTCTGATAAACTCTTTCTTAGTTCCTCCAAAGAGTCCTACTTTGTCATGCTACAAGAAATCTCACATCAGCAACATCTGGTGTGAGTGGATATCTAAACAGCCCATCATTCCACAACCACAGTGTTACCTGCTTCTCAGGAAAGggtaagtctgtgtgtgtgtgctattctAAAAAGATGATCAGGCATGTCAGGGctgatttatacttttactaGTGCATCACTGAACAATTGTAATGTCTCATGAATCACATCAGGAAATTACTCAGTTAAATAGTGGGGAAgaggcagaaaaaaatgcaaattccTTATTTAACTGAACGTATAATAGAATATAAGCCATGGAAAAGTGCTGGGGAAAAGAAAGAACACTAATATTTGAGCTTGTCTGCATTCATCAATATTAGTGGCTCTTGTGTTGAAGCACTTCCATTTAGCTAATGTTTAAATCTTCAATTCTGTCAATCACAGAATGACAGTGTTttaggtttatatttatattttacatttatggcattttggcagacacccttatccagtgCAACTTGCATTTGATCTCATTCATTCAcctaagcagctatggggttaagggccttgctcaggggcccaaaagtggcagcttggtgtggctcgGATTTGAATTCATGAACTTCAGATCCAAAGATCCTAATTGAcctaaccactaagctactgcCTTGTGGGTTTTCTTTACCTACAATTAGACTCCTttagaagaaagagaaagtaaaaTGTGCAATCCTACAAGAATAaactattataataaaataaatataatcttgcaatatatatatatataaaatatatacttaaTATAATTCTAGAAAGTATATGTAATTATACATACAATCCAATATAATTATTGTAGCTTTTCCATTATACTTTACAAACTTActttgctttattatttttttttgtttctaagatgcattaataaaattttccACTAGGTTGTCTAGATTTAATTTTTGAAGTATTACAACAACTCATTATTTTTTCTAGATTGGAGAAGATCACTCATGTGAACTGTTCATACTCTGCCGCACGCTCCTGCTGCTGGTGTGTGTTACCCAGTATGGAAAATGATAGAAATGTGTATACAGCTAAACTATGTGTGACCAACACAGCAGGCAATGCCACCAGCTCTCCATTCAACTACATTACTCAAAATATCAGTGAGTGCGGATGGTAGGGTATTGCAGGTATGATTATAGTGTTAGTGTGATATTAGTTTAACGCTTCCTACTTTGTGTTATAGTTAAGCCTGATCCCCCAGATGAAGTTAAAGTAATGTCAGTGATGGGTGAGCATAACATGCTGAATGTCACTTGGTCTTTACCTGCGACCTGGATGTGGGAGCAATACTACACCCTTCAGTTTCAGCTTCGATATCGTCCTCTACGTGCgagagaggtaaaaaaaaaaaaaataataagttgTGCGTGTgcttttctttacatttgtaTATAAGAGACTGCATATTTGACATACAGTAGGAGTTAAGTCTTTTCTTTCAACATTgaacattaatactgaagaaatccaaactatgaaagaacacagaattatatagtaaacaaaaacttgttaaaacaacccagaatatatattttagattgtccaaagtagctacatttagcaAACTCATGGCATTTCTCAACAGATGATGAGGTAGTCACTTCAAATAGTTTTCAGATCACAGTGGTGAGGGTGAGTACAGAGTAGATATTAGGCACATCATGCTTTTATCTGCTGCATTAAGGGTACAGAGTCAATATCCTTATTAGTGCTCCTACAACTACTATACTAATCCATTTTATAGTATGAAACACCCAGTTggataaagagaaaagacagttCATTATTACCTTAAGAAACAAAGCAGTCAATCTGAAAAATTAAGAAATTTTAATTCACTTTGAAAGTGCAGTatccaaaaccatcaaaagcTATGATGAAACAGGGTCTCATGAAGCATCCAAGAAAgcaagaccaagagctacctctgctgcagaggatagaATTTAGCATtggaacaataaaacaatacaaaaaaaaaaaaaaaatttgaaatgtttCTCAGACTTCAAGTGGCAaaaatatttcaacatccatTGTTCTGAGAGAACTGCGCAAGTCAGGCCTCCCTGGTCTAACTGCAGCAAAGAAACTTACTTTGAAAGAATAGAGACTTCGAGGCCAAACACCACAAGGAATGGGCATTAACaataaccccaaacacacctctaggttatgcAAGACCCACTTGTCCAAGAAGGTGAGTGAttcatcagatgacctggcctccacattTACTCATTCTAAACCCAGGAACCACATCTGTGTACTCTTTAATACTGTTGGGAAACCCATTCCATATGACTACCTAATGAGAATGACTAAGAGAATGCTAAGTGTGCAACACTCAAAAGCAATAGGTGGCTACTTttaagaatgaaaaataaacatattctgggttgtcttttttactgtataattCCATGCATGCTCTTTCATTGCTTGGATGacttattaatgtacaatgttgaaaataaaaaaatgtactaaTCAGATGTTTGGTTCAACctttttacacaaacaaatttgaatttacatttacatcactttCTGAAAAAACTGTAGTACCAGAACGTGGAAACAGGTAGAAGAGATTGGTTGATTTTGGACGCTCTGCCATACACCAACTATGAGATTCAGATTCGAGCAAAAGACGAGTATGAAGGGCAGTGGAGCGAGTGGACCAGTcctgtgcatgcacacacatggaCCGGTAAATACAACACACCCACATGTCACAAACCTTTAGAATTATTGCTTATGTAACCTTTCGTTAAAAGGTATTAGGAATGAAAAGGAACCAACTACACCACCTGGGTTATTTATTCGCCCAGGAAAATAGTGAAcccaaaagaaaaattaaaccaAAAGTTACAAAAATATGAAGAACCCTGCTGGTTCAGATGGGATTAAAGACAGACATGACTTTCCAAAAATAGTACAAATTTATTTCACagaaaatgcttaaaaatattttaaaatactatttACAGCTTACCAGTTATTTACCCACTTAAATCCACGTTTTAACAGAAGGGACAAACCACACAGCAAGTCAGTGCATAATTCTTAAAAGCAGTGataaaccaaaaacaaagccaaaacacacagacacgctCCCCTTCTGTTTAAGTCCCAAAAATCACAGCTCATCAGATAATTACATGTGGAAATAGTTATATCAATAGTACATACACacgtaaagaaagaaaaacacagtaaaGCAAAACACACAACTCCTGAAAAATACCAAGTCTGTTAATTTAATAAACTTGCACAAGAGTTACATATTAGTCCAAACTGTAAACCAACAGTCTAAATCTGGTTTATAAAACAGTTTGTAGAAATATCTACAAAACAGCAGCTAGCGCTCTTTGGCCGCAcctgaaaatgaacaaaacaaacaaaacatttcaaaaaaagTTTCCTCCGTCCCAAAAATAACCCACAATAAAGTTGCTTACCTCACAAACAGGGTTAAACTACTGTAACTATATGCCACCTGGGTTCATGCGCACATCCCTACAAACACGCATTCAGACCATGAtcagcaactcataaaataaaaataacacaacCAACTCACCAGGGTACCGCAACAGGCCCGTATAAGCAAAAAGACCTATTCTAGCCACACAGCCTACAGATAGGAAAGGAATCAAAGTGCCCCACTCAACTGTGCTTTTTATAAAGCCACGAACACGCCGAAATAAATACGTGGCACAGGTGCGCTCAATGTCAAAGCGCAACTCCACAGCAGTGGGCGTGTCTTCGGATTCAAAATTCACCcattatttgtctttattttaaaaacattcaacTGGTCACACTTACAATGGTTGTACAGAATAAATATTGCACACAGTGATTTAATTGTCAAAAAGAACTGCAGAAATACTGTCTGTGAACCAGCCAGTAAACATCTGGGCATAGAACTTTAACATTCTGTCATAGAATATTATCAAACTGAATCCAAAAAGAATTTGCATGGGGAAGTGTTGATGAttttgagatcagggctctctGTGTGGCCAAAACGCCACATCCAGAAATACTTGTGCTTCTCAAAACTGAAGATGGTTCTTAATGGCATTGCATTTTTGGGgttgttgtcctgctgcagaataaatttggggCTTATCAGATGCCTGTCTAATGGTATTGCACGATGAAGTAtgtctgtatttctcagcattgaggacaccattaattcCGACCAAATCTGcaactccatttgcagaaatgcagccccaaactttcaagaaacctccaccatgcttcatagTTGTCTGAAGATATTCATTATTGTACTGAATTCCAGCTCTTTAACAAACAAACTGCCTCCTGCTACAGTCAAATATTCCAGattttgactcatcagtccAGAACATCTGCTGCTGTGTTTTCATGAATATATGAGTTAGCCTCAGCCTTGTTTTCATGTTGAGGGTACGGCTTTCTGGCCCTAATTCTTCCATGAAGACCACTTCTGGACAGGCTTTACTGCTAAGTAGATGTATTTacctgggtcccactggtttccaCCAAGTTTTCAAAATGTGCAAGCGTAAGAATTGAAAGTGTAGTCACactaaatattgatttgatttagctttttcttctatttgcacactttcatgaaaataaaaaagcattcttactttacagcatttcttaACACCTGCCTAAAgattttgcacagtactgtatatatagtatgtacagacatggaaaaaaaagaagaaaccacAATTTTCTCTGAGAATGTAATTGGCATTCATCATTTTTTATTCCATGTTTCCTAAAAACCAGACCTTGCTTCAGTTTGTTGATGCAaaggaatattttaaataataaaatgaatttacatACAATATACTTTCCTTTCcttaaagtatatataaagtaGCAGTCCAAGTCTTACACAAGTGTGTGTTCCTTTAAggtttgtctttaaaaaaaatcaatcgcAAAATAGTACAGTATCCCTAAAAAGATGTTAGTGTATTCTATCCCTTTATATTTCTGGTGGCTAGGAGTCCCTTGGGCAAAGTGTCAAACAGATGAAGATAATCCTTACATGTAGCGATGTTATGCAAGCATGGCATCTCTCAATCACTTTTCGCATGTGCTCTATACTCGAAGCTGTGATATGTGTGGTAAAATCCGtcatatgaaataaaaacatttacagaaagaaaatatgAGAGATTAGTCTATTATTAGTCTAACATTCTTACAGGCAGACTTACTGTTAAAACAcaatgtattgatttattttgtctttatagCTTCCGGAACCACTGTTGCCCCTGTTATTAATACCAGTCTGGTAAGTTCTACctttacaaaaatacatttagagaACTGCAATTGGGAAGTGATAActcagtgtttaagatgttggacttccaattgaaaggtcatgggtttaaatcctgGCACCATTAAACTGCCATTGCTGGAATCTTGAGCAGATCCCATAATCATCAACTGCttaggtgtataaatgagataattgtaagttgctctggataaagatgtgttttaaattaatggtaatgtaaatatacacataGCAGGGAAAAAGGAAGATGTTCTTAAGGATCGGTTTTGATCAAAACTTATAGTGCTTCTAACAAGCTATTGACAAATGAATGCCTCTAGTATTTTAAAAGACACCAATGTACATGTAG belongs to Silurus meridionalis isolate SWU-2019-XX chromosome 4, ASM1480568v1, whole genome shotgun sequence and includes:
- the LOC124383931 gene encoding interleukin-6 receptor subunit alpha-like isoform X3; translation: MSLKTALTLLILFAAKVHCGQENPACPRKESNTGALALNVGSEVILGCRGDVTVDSMSLIMRRKHNKRLERRGDATSHWKAQKGSPVIMGIHNAETPNSASTGKYKLNTVTGIYAKGSESVSTANPAKNSKAQMGSGQILQAVNQTIKLNRAFSVIVEMGLSIKKNTGTEYVEEDKDYDESMKKSKVTRSIKRRAQWTLNGKLMQDGVEHGGALRLPALQLTDSGNYSCYRKSKLVSSIRIEVGIPPKSPTLSCYKKSHISNIWCEWISKQPIIPQPQCYLLLRKGLEKITHVNCSYSAARSCCWCVLPSMENDRNVYTAKLCVTNTAGNATSSPFNYITQNIIKPDPPDEVKVMSVMGEHNMLNVTWSLPATWMWEQYYTLQFQLRYRPLRAREYQNVETGRRDWLILDALPYTNYEIQIRAKDEYEGQWSEWTSPVHAHTWTASGTTVAPVINTSLDTIWTFPVGHEESENEVDIRPAADRDAALWVYVLSVVGICLLITIVTLSVYFLRKTSFW
- the LOC124383931 gene encoding interleukin-11 receptor subunit alpha-like isoform X1, yielding MSLKTALTLLILFAAKVHCGQENPACPRKESNTGALALNVGSEVILGCRGDVTVDSMSLIMRRKHNKRLERRGDATSHWKAQKGSPVIMGIHNAETPNSASTGKYKLNTVTGIYAKGSESVSTANPAKNSKAQMGSGQILQAVNQTIKLNRAFSVIVEMGLSIKKNTGTEYVEEDKDYDESMKKSKVTRSIKRRAQWTLNGKLMQDGVEHGGALRLPALQLTDSGNYSCYRKSKLVSSIRIEVGIPPKSPTLSCYKKSHISNIWCEWISKQPIIPQPQCYLLLRKGLEKITHVNCSYSAARSCCWCVLPSMENDRNVYTAKLCVTNTAGNATSSPFNYITQNIIKPDPPDEVKVMSVMGEHNMLNVTWSLPATWMWEQYYTLQFQLRYRPLRAREYQNVETGRRDWLILDALPYTNYEIQIRAKDEYEGQWSEWTSPVHAHTWTASGTTVAPVINTSLDTIWTFPVGHEESENEVDIRPAADRDAALWVYVLSVVGICLLITIVTLSVYFLRYFCPFFVQFLFQKTIL
- the LOC124383931 gene encoding interleukin-11 receptor subunit alpha-like isoform X2: MSLKTALTLLILFAAKVHCGQENPACPRKESNTGALALNVGSEVILGCRGDVTVDSMSLIMRRKHNKRLERRGDATSHWKAQKGSPVIMGIHNAETPNSASTGKYKLNTVTGIYAKGSESVSTANPAKNSKAQMGSGQILQAVNQTIKLNRAFSVIVEMGLSIKKNTGTEYVEEDKDYDESMKKSKVTRSIKRRAQWTLNGKLMQDGVEHGGALRLPALQLTDSGNYSCYRKSKLVSSIRIEVGIPPKSPTLSCYKKSHISNIWCEWISKQPIIPQPQCYLLLRKGLEKITHVNCSYSAARSCCWCVLPSMENDRNVYTAKLCVTNTAGNATSSPFNYITQNIIKPDPPDEVKVMSVMGEHNMLNVTWSLPATWMWEQYYTLQFQLRYRPLRAREYQNVETGRRDWLILDALPYTNYEIQIRAKDEYEGQWSEWTSPVHAHTWTASGTTVAPVINTSLDTIWTFPVGHEESENEVDIRPAADRDAALWVYVLSVVGICLLITIVTLSVYFLRYTFYHII